A region of Kwoniella shivajii chromosome 11, complete sequence DNA encodes the following proteins:
- a CDS encoding chorismate mutase, translating into MNFTSGADVSELLSLDHIRNQLIRLEDTIIFRKAQFAYNKKIYQAGEFKDELQYDGSWLEWFLFEIESFHDSPDEHAFTSLDKLPRPIIKPQSLPSLLHQPAAKHPSVNVNSRILDFYVGHIVPGITSSVPNTLEDDGNYGSAATRDVEVLQALSRRIHFGTSLHFYLADLLGMFVSESKFLSAPHDFIPHILNPNPDALAGLITKPAVEAKLLIRLANKARVYGCEMDADGKVVELPDEEMASRGKIDLAAVVGMYRDWVDYLLHRLDTVPQSQIDEWMAKN; encoded by the exons ATGAATTTCACCTCTGGAGCAGATGTATCAGAGCTGCTCTCGCTCGATCATATCAGAAATCAGCTCATCCGGTTGGAAGATACTATCATCTTTCGTAA AGCTCAATTCGCTTACAACAAGAAGATTTACCAAGCTGGAGAATTTAAAGACGAGCTTCAATATGATGGGAGCTGGTTAGAATGGTTTTTATTTGAGATAGAATCGTTTCATG ACAGTCCCGACGAACACGCTTTCACTTCACTGGATAAATTACCTCGACCTATTATCAAACCACAGTCTCTCCCCTCTCTTCTGCACCAGCCGGCAGCTAAACACCCATCAGTAAATGTGAACTCCCGAATTCTTGATTTTTATGTTGGGCACATCGTTCCAGGCATCACAAGTAGCGTGCCAAATACTTTAGAGGACGATGGAAACTATGGCAGCGCGGCCACTCGAGATGTAGAGGTGTTACAAGCTCTCAGCCGAAGGATACATTTCGGTACGTCGTTGCACTTTTACCTGGCTGACCTTTTAGGCATGTTCGTATCCGAGAGCAAATTCCTCTCTGCGCCTCATGACTTTATCCCTCATATCCTCAATCCAAATCCTGATGCTCTGGCTGGGCTCATCACTAAGCCCGCCGTCGAAGCAAAACTGCTGATACGACTTGCCAACAAGGCAAGAGTGTACGGATGTGAAATGGATGCCGACGGCAAAGTCGTCGAATTacctgatgaagaaatggcaTCTAGAGGGAAAATTGACCTCGCTGCGGTTGTTGGCATGTATAGGGATTGG GTCGATTATCTCCTTCATAGACTGGACACAGTACCGCAATCACAAATAGATGAATGGATGGCAAAGAATTGA